A section of the Streptomyces sp. CG1 genome encodes:
- a CDS encoding DUF5703 family protein, translated as MPEYEFVDVYVPRGVSRKEATRLLTDHAEYGHWELDRLSLLRDGSRRVRLRRRIIRQVRATW; from the coding sequence ATGCCGGAATACGAATTTGTCGACGTGTATGTGCCACGCGGGGTATCCCGCAAGGAGGCCACACGTCTGCTGACAGACCATGCCGAGTACGGACACTGGGAGTTGGACCGACTGAGCCTGCTGCGCGACGGCAGCCGCAGGGTGCGGTTGCGCCGGCGGATCATCCGCCAGGTGCGTGCCACATGGTGA
- the chpH gene encoding chaplin ChpH, whose translation MIKKVVAAAAATGGLVLAGAGLAVADSGAQGAAVHSPGVVSGNVIQAPVHVPVNVCGNTVNVIGLLNPAFGNTCINK comes from the coding sequence ATGATCAAGAAGGTCGTCGCTGCTGCGGCTGCCACCGGTGGGCTGGTTCTCGCGGGCGCGGGCCTCGCCGTTGCAGACTCCGGAGCCCAGGGTGCCGCTGTGCACTCTCCGGGCGTTGTCTCCGGCAACGTCATTCAGGCCCCCGTGCACGTTCCGGTGAACGTCTGCGGCAACACGGTCAACGTGATCGGGCTCCTGAACCCCGCCTTCGGCAACACCTGCATCAACAAGTGA
- a CDS encoding chaplin, with translation MRQGTRKGLMTMAAATGVIAAASGYAHADAGAFGTAVGSPGVLSGNTVQVPVHAPVNVCGNTVNVVGLLNPSVGNKCANDGGTSGGHGGSGGSHAGGSSSGSPGVGSGNTVQVPIDAPVDVCGNSVNGIGVGNATTDNDCANGGGGDHGRPPGGGHGNPPGQPGHPGHPGHPGHPGHPGHPGHPGHPGHPGHPGHPTTPPGKGGHTPHGPQGSHGAMPVHQQGGGSDQALTNGQLAHTGSDLPVGLALPAGAGALLAGAVLYRKARAAA, from the coding sequence ATGCGACAGGGCACCCGCAAGGGCCTGATGACGATGGCGGCCGCCACCGGTGTGATTGCCGCCGCGAGCGGCTATGCCCACGCCGACGCGGGCGCGTTCGGGACAGCCGTCGGCTCGCCCGGCGTACTGTCCGGCAACACGGTGCAGGTGCCGGTGCACGCGCCGGTGAACGTGTGCGGCAACACCGTGAACGTCGTCGGGCTGCTCAACCCGTCCGTGGGGAACAAGTGCGCCAACGACGGCGGTACTTCGGGGGGACACGGCGGTTCCGGCGGCTCGCACGCGGGCGGCAGCAGCTCGGGCTCGCCCGGCGTCGGCTCCGGCAACACCGTGCAGGTACCGATCGACGCACCGGTGGACGTCTGCGGCAACAGCGTGAACGGCATCGGGGTCGGCAACGCCACCACGGACAACGACTGCGCCAACGGAGGCGGCGGCGACCACGGCCGGCCGCCGGGCGGCGGCCACGGAAACCCGCCCGGCCAGCCGGGCCACCCCGGTCACCCCGGTCACCCCGGGCATCCCGGCCACCCGGGCCATCCTGGCCACCCCGGTCACCCGGGCCACCCCGGTCACCCGGGACACCCGACGACCCCGCCCGGCAAGGGTGGTCACACGCCCCATGGCCCCCAGGGGTCCCACGGGGCCATGCCGGTCCACCAGCAGGGCGGCGGCTCCGACCAGGCCCTGACCAACGGCCAGCTCGCACACACCGGCAGTGATCTGCCGGTGGGCCTCGCGCTGCCGGCCGGTGCGGGCGCGCTGCTCGCGGGCGCGGTGCTCTACCGCAAGGCGCGGGCCGCGGCGTAG
- a CDS encoding M20/M25/M40 family metallo-hydrolase: MSETDTARSVTGEDEVVDLCRELIRFDTSNYGDHSGPGERQAAEWTAEKLAEVGLEPKIYESHPGRASTVARIEGEDPSRPALLIHGHLDVVPANAGDWTHHPFSGEVADGCVWGRGAVDMKDMDAMTLAVVRDRLRSGRRPPRDIVVAFLADEEAGGTYGARHLVDNHPDLFEGVTEAISEVGGFSFTVNEQRRLYLIQTAEKGMHWMKLTVAGTAGHGSMIHRDNAITELSEAVARVGRHRFPVRVTKTTRAFLDELGDALGTELDPENMEATLAKLGGIAKLIGATLSNTANPTQLNAGYKVNVIPGEATAHIDGRFLPGYEEEFLSDLDQLLGPNVRREDVHADKAVETGFDGALVEAMQSALLAEDPTAKAIPYMLSGGTDAKSFDDLGIRGFGFAPLKLPPELDFAGMFHGVDERVPVDGLQFGVRVLDRFIDAS, from the coding sequence GTGAGCGAGACGGACACGGCCAGGAGCGTCACCGGCGAGGACGAGGTCGTGGACCTCTGTCGCGAGCTGATCCGGTTCGACACCAGCAACTACGGAGACCACTCCGGCCCCGGAGAGCGCCAGGCCGCCGAGTGGACCGCCGAAAAGCTCGCCGAGGTCGGTCTGGAGCCGAAGATCTACGAGTCGCACCCGGGCCGCGCCTCGACCGTGGCCCGTATCGAGGGCGAGGACCCGTCCCGGCCGGCGCTGCTGATCCACGGCCACCTGGACGTCGTACCGGCCAACGCCGGCGACTGGACCCACCACCCGTTCTCGGGCGAGGTCGCCGACGGGTGCGTGTGGGGGCGCGGGGCCGTCGACATGAAGGACATGGACGCCATGACCCTCGCGGTCGTGCGCGACCGGCTGCGCAGCGGACGGCGCCCCCCGCGGGACATCGTGGTCGCCTTCCTCGCCGACGAGGAGGCCGGCGGCACCTACGGCGCCCGCCACTTGGTCGACAACCACCCGGACCTCTTCGAGGGTGTCACCGAGGCGATCAGCGAGGTGGGCGGCTTCTCGTTCACGGTGAACGAGCAGCGCCGGCTCTATCTGATCCAGACGGCCGAGAAGGGCATGCACTGGATGAAGCTGACCGTGGCCGGCACCGCCGGGCACGGCTCCATGATCCACCGGGACAACGCCATCACCGAGCTGTCCGAGGCCGTCGCCCGGGTCGGCCGGCACAGGTTCCCGGTGCGGGTCACCAAGACCACCCGGGCCTTCCTCGACGAACTCGGCGACGCGCTCGGCACCGAGCTGGACCCGGAAAACATGGAGGCCACCCTCGCCAAGCTCGGCGGCATCGCCAAGCTCATCGGCGCGACCCTCAGCAACACCGCCAACCCGACCCAGCTGAACGCCGGCTACAAGGTCAACGTCATCCCGGGCGAGGCCACCGCGCACATCGACGGACGGTTCCTGCCCGGCTACGAGGAGGAGTTCCTCAGCGACCTCGACCAGCTGCTCGGCCCCAACGTCCGGCGCGAGGACGTGCACGCCGACAAGGCGGTCGAGACCGGCTTCGACGGGGCGCTGGTGGAGGCCATGCAGTCCGCGCTGCTGGCCGAGGACCCCACCGCCAAGGCGATCCCCTACATGCTCTCGGGCGGCACCGACGCCAAGTCCTTCGACGACCTCGGCATCCGCGGCTTCGGTTTCGCCCCGCTGAAGCTGCCGCCGGAGCTGGACTTCGCCGGCATGTTCCACGGCGTGGACGAGCGGGTGCCGGTCGACGGGCTGCAGTTCGGGGTGCGCGTGCTGGACCGGTTCATCGACGCGTCGTGA
- a CDS encoding M1 family metallopeptidase, with product MAVQQSVGPDPYFPDNGDPRYRVHRYELTLDYRPGPNRLSGSARINAIAGRAPLTEFQLDLADFKIGRIRVDGRQPHYTHRGGRLRVKPAKPLRAGAAFTVEVHWSGNPKPVASPWGGIGWEELADGALVTSQPIGAPSWYPCNDRPADKASYLISVTTPSAYAVVSGGRLLTRTTKASTTTWVYEQSAPTSSYLVGLAIGKFHTVLLGDPGPGGVPQHGHIPAHLLPEFSRDFARQPAMMELFQELFGPYPFEEYAVAVTEEELDVPVEAQGLSLFGSNHVDGARGSERLVAHELAHQWFGNCVSIADWRQIWLNEGFAKYAEWLWSERSGGRSAQQLAAAAHRLLAGLPQDLRLADPGRRSMFDDRLYERGGLTVHAVRCALGDDAFFRMLRAWVRLHRNGSVTTAAFTEHVARFADEPLHGLFEAWVYGAKLPPLPMRLEVP from the coding sequence GTGGCAGTGCAGCAGTCAGTGGGTCCGGACCCGTACTTCCCGGACAACGGCGATCCCCGGTACCGGGTGCATCGCTATGAGCTCACGCTGGACTACCGGCCCGGCCCGAACCGGTTGTCCGGGAGCGCCCGGATCAACGCCATCGCCGGGCGGGCGCCGCTCACCGAATTCCAGCTCGATCTGGCCGATTTCAAGATCGGCCGGATCCGGGTGGACGGCCGCCAGCCGCACTACACACACCGGGGCGGCAGGCTGCGGGTGAAGCCGGCGAAGCCGCTGCGGGCCGGGGCCGCGTTCACCGTCGAGGTGCACTGGTCCGGGAATCCGAAGCCGGTGGCCAGCCCCTGGGGTGGGATCGGCTGGGAGGAGCTGGCGGACGGCGCGCTGGTAACGAGCCAGCCGATCGGGGCGCCGTCCTGGTACCCGTGCAACGACCGGCCCGCCGACAAGGCGTCGTATCTGATCTCGGTCACCACGCCGTCGGCGTACGCGGTGGTCTCGGGCGGCCGGCTGCTGACCCGGACGACGAAGGCGTCGACGACCACCTGGGTGTACGAGCAGTCCGCGCCGACGTCCAGCTATCTCGTCGGCCTGGCGATCGGCAAGTTCCACACGGTGCTGCTGGGCGACCCGGGGCCGGGCGGGGTGCCGCAGCACGGGCACATCCCGGCGCACCTGCTGCCCGAGTTCTCCCGGGACTTCGCGCGGCAGCCGGCGATGATGGAGCTGTTCCAGGAGCTGTTCGGGCCGTACCCGTTCGAGGAGTACGCGGTCGCGGTGACCGAGGAGGAGCTCGATGTGCCGGTCGAGGCACAGGGGTTGTCGCTGTTCGGCTCCAACCACGTGGACGGCGCCCGGGGTTCGGAGCGGCTGGTGGCGCACGAGCTGGCGCACCAGTGGTTCGGCAACTGTGTGTCCATAGCCGACTGGCGGCAGATCTGGCTGAACGAGGGCTTCGCCAAGTACGCGGAGTGGCTGTGGTCCGAGCGCTCGGGCGGTCGCAGCGCCCAGCAACTCGCGGCCGCCGCACACCGGTTGCTGGCCGGGCTGCCGCAGGATCTGCGGCTGGCCGATCCGGGGCGCCGGTCGATGTTCGACGACCGGCTCTACGAGCGCGGCGGCCTGACCGTGCACGCGGTGCGCTGCGCGCTGGGCGACGACGCGTTCTTCCGCATGCTGCGCGCCTGGGTGCGGCTGCACCGGAACGGGTCGGTGACGACGGCGGCGTTCACCGAGCATGTGGCCCGGTTCGCGGACGAGCCGCTGCACGGGTTGTTCGAGGCGTGGGTGTACGGGGCGAAGCTGCCGCCGCTGCCGATGCGGCTGGAAGTTCCCTAG
- a CDS encoding Pls/PosA family non-ribosomal peptide synthetase, translating to MAAIDESSALGLLDEEIRTQFGDRARFSAAPAASPRTLVDLFDATVRSHPDEPALDDGTTCLTYRVLAVEVERLRRRLAGEGVGLGDRVGVRVPSGTNELYVAILAVLAAGAAYVPVDAEDPDERAELVFGEARVRAVIGAGHAVTVNGHADADHAITPQGTSGSTVQGVPGSSATRPGAEHDAWIIFTSGSTGKPKGVAVTHRSAAAFVDAEAALFLTEEPIGPGDRVMAGLSVAFDASCEEMWLAWRYGACLVPVPRSQVRSGADLGPWLVEQEITVVSTVPTLAALWEPETLNDVRLLIFGGEACPPELAQRLVTEGREVWNTYGPTEATVVACAALLTGEEPIRIGLPLNGWELAVVDDAGEPVAMGASGQLVIGGVGLARYLDPDKDAEKYAPLESLGWERAYRSGDLVKADPEGLIFLGRADEQIKLGGRRIELGEVDAALQALPGVAGAAAAVRTARSGNQLLVGYVVTQDGWDHAAAVEKLRAALPAALVPLLAPVAELPTRTSGKVDRGALPWPLEGVQTPKADLYGTEAWLAEQWAEVLGIPVTSAADDFFAIGGGSLAAAQLTTRLRTRYPSAAVLDIYQQPVLRKLARRLEASAQDDGRTRTVAPVPVRAQAVQLLLLVPLVTLLGLRWTLVLAAAGNVLPGYAWLPTAPWWLLAAGALLSFTPPGRIAVAAGGARLLLRGLAPGRYPRGGSVHLRLWTAERLAEFSGATTLTGSWLERYARALGAKIGPEVDLHSLPPVTGMLKVGRGAAVESEVDLSGHWLDGDRLEIGTVKVGAHAVVGTRSMLFPGARVGKRAEVAPGSAVSGQIPTGQRWAGAPAVKLGKAKRNWPKERPQRGTYWRVMYGITGLALSALPLLAGGAALLVARLFVTPGASLGEALRGAALGLVPATLAYGLAYALLILVAVRVLSLGLREGTHPTHSRVGWQAWTVTQLMDRARETLFPLYAGLVTPVWLRLLGMRIGRGAEVSTVLALPSLTTVGEGAFLADDTLTAPYELGGGWVRIGRAQIGRRAFLGNSGMTAPGRRVPDGGLVGVLSATPKKAKKGTSYLGLPPVKLPRSASDGDQSRTYDPPARLLWARGLVELCRIVPVLCSAALAAATVAALCALGPWAWALSGAVLLGAGVAAAVVSVLAKWLLVGRHRAGEHPLWSSFVWRNELADTFVEVLAVPWLAGAVPGTPVMTAWLRGLGARIGKGVWVESYWLPETDLVTLKDAATVNRGCVLQTHLFHDRILRTDTVVLREGATLGPGGIVLPGSTVGARATLGPASLVMAAESVPDDTRWLGNPIEAWRS from the coding sequence ATGGCAGCCATAGACGAGAGCAGCGCTCTCGGCCTGCTCGACGAAGAGATCCGCACGCAGTTCGGCGACCGGGCGCGGTTCTCCGCGGCGCCCGCGGCCTCGCCGCGCACCCTGGTCGACCTCTTCGACGCGACCGTGCGGTCCCATCCGGACGAGCCCGCCCTGGACGACGGTACGACATGTCTCACCTACCGTGTGCTGGCCGTCGAGGTGGAGCGGCTGCGCCGGCGACTCGCGGGCGAGGGGGTCGGGCTCGGGGACCGGGTCGGGGTGCGGGTTCCCTCGGGGACCAATGAGCTGTACGTCGCGATTCTCGCCGTCCTCGCGGCCGGTGCCGCCTATGTCCCCGTCGACGCCGAGGACCCGGACGAGCGGGCCGAGCTGGTCTTCGGGGAGGCCCGGGTGCGGGCCGTCATCGGGGCCGGGCACGCCGTCACCGTCAACGGGCACGCCGATGCAGACCACGCCATCACCCCGCAGGGCACCTCCGGCTCCACCGTGCAGGGTGTTCCCGGCTCATCCGCCACGCGTCCCGGTGCCGAGCACGACGCCTGGATCATCTTCACCTCCGGGTCCACCGGCAAGCCCAAGGGCGTCGCCGTCACCCACCGCAGCGCCGCCGCCTTCGTGGACGCCGAGGCGGCCCTGTTCCTCACGGAGGAGCCGATCGGGCCCGGTGACCGGGTCATGGCCGGGCTGTCCGTCGCCTTCGACGCGTCCTGCGAGGAGATGTGGCTGGCCTGGCGGTACGGCGCCTGTCTGGTGCCGGTGCCGCGGTCGCAGGTCAGGAGCGGTGCCGATCTCGGGCCCTGGCTGGTCGAGCAGGAGATCACCGTCGTGTCGACGGTGCCGACGCTGGCCGCGCTGTGGGAGCCCGAGACGCTCAACGACGTACGGCTGCTGATCTTCGGCGGCGAGGCCTGCCCGCCCGAGCTGGCACAGCGGCTGGTCACCGAGGGGCGCGAGGTGTGGAACACCTACGGGCCGACCGAGGCGACCGTGGTGGCCTGTGCGGCGCTGCTGACCGGCGAGGAGCCCATCAGGATCGGGCTACCGCTGAACGGCTGGGAACTGGCCGTCGTCGATGACGCCGGTGAGCCCGTGGCCATGGGCGCCAGCGGGCAGCTCGTGATCGGCGGGGTCGGGCTCGCGCGGTACCTCGACCCCGACAAGGACGCGGAGAAGTACGCGCCGCTGGAGTCCCTCGGCTGGGAGCGGGCCTATCGGAGTGGTGACCTGGTCAAGGCCGACCCCGAAGGGCTGATCTTCCTGGGGCGGGCCGACGAGCAGATCAAGCTCGGCGGGCGGCGGATCGAGCTGGGCGAGGTGGATGCCGCACTGCAGGCCCTGCCCGGTGTGGCGGGGGCCGCGGCCGCCGTGCGCACCGCCCGCAGCGGCAATCAGCTGCTCGTCGGCTATGTCGTCACCCAGGACGGCTGGGATCACGCGGCCGCCGTCGAGAAGCTGCGGGCCGCGCTGCCCGCCGCGCTGGTGCCGCTGCTCGCGCCCGTCGCCGAGCTGCCGACCCGGACGTCCGGGAAGGTGGACCGGGGCGCCCTGCCCTGGCCGCTGGAGGGCGTTCAGACGCCCAAGGCCGACCTGTACGGCACCGAGGCCTGGCTCGCCGAGCAGTGGGCGGAGGTCCTGGGCATCCCGGTGACCAGTGCCGCCGACGACTTCTTCGCGATCGGCGGCGGCAGTCTGGCCGCAGCCCAGCTCACCACCCGGCTGCGCACCCGCTACCCGAGCGCCGCCGTCCTCGACATCTACCAGCAGCCGGTGCTGCGCAAGCTGGCCCGGCGTCTGGAGGCCTCGGCCCAGGACGACGGCAGGACCCGCACGGTCGCCCCTGTGCCGGTTCGCGCCCAGGCCGTCCAGCTGCTCCTGCTCGTCCCGCTGGTCACGCTGCTCGGGCTGCGCTGGACGCTGGTTCTGGCCGCCGCCGGGAACGTGCTGCCCGGCTACGCCTGGCTGCCGACCGCCCCCTGGTGGCTGCTCGCGGCCGGCGCGCTGCTGTCGTTCACCCCACCCGGCCGGATCGCCGTGGCGGCGGGCGGGGCGCGGCTGCTGCTGCGGGGCCTCGCACCGGGGCGGTATCCGCGGGGCGGGAGCGTGCATCTGCGGCTGTGGACGGCCGAGCGGCTGGCCGAGTTCAGCGGGGCCACCACGCTGACCGGATCGTGGCTGGAGCGGTACGCGCGGGCGCTGGGCGCCAAGATCGGGCCCGAGGTGGACCTGCACTCGCTGCCGCCGGTCACCGGCATGCTCAAGGTGGGCCGGGGCGCGGCCGTGGAGTCCGAGGTCGATCTGTCCGGACACTGGCTGGACGGCGACCGGCTGGAGATCGGCACGGTCAAGGTCGGCGCGCACGCCGTCGTCGGCACCCGCAGCATGCTCTTCCCGGGCGCCCGGGTCGGCAAGCGGGCCGAGGTGGCTCCCGGCTCCGCGGTCAGCGGGCAGATCCCGACCGGCCAGCGGTGGGCGGGCGCGCCCGCGGTCAAGCTGGGCAAGGCCAAGCGCAACTGGCCCAAGGAACGCCCGCAGCGGGGCACGTACTGGCGGGTCATGTACGGCATCACCGGGCTCGCGCTGAGCGCGCTGCCGCTGCTCGCGGGCGGGGCCGCGCTGCTGGTCGCCCGGCTCTTCGTGACGCCTGGAGCCTCCCTCGGCGAGGCCCTGCGCGGGGCCGCGCTCGGGCTGGTCCCGGCCACGCTGGCCTACGGGCTGGCGTATGCGCTGCTGATCCTGGTCGCCGTACGTGTGCTGAGCCTGGGGCTGCGCGAGGGCACGCATCCGACGCACAGCCGGGTCGGCTGGCAGGCGTGGACCGTGACGCAGCTGATGGACCGGGCCCGCGAGACCCTGTTCCCGCTGTACGCCGGGCTGGTCACACCGGTGTGGCTGCGGCTGCTGGGGATGCGGATCGGGCGGGGCGCCGAGGTGTCGACCGTGCTCGCGCTGCCGAGCCTGACCACCGTCGGCGAGGGAGCCTTCCTCGCGGACGACACGCTGACGGCGCCGTACGAGCTGGGCGGCGGCTGGGTGCGGATCGGGCGTGCGCAGATCGGGCGGCGGGCGTTCCTCGGGAATTCGGGGATGACCGCGCCGGGGCGGCGGGTGCCGGACGGCGGTCTGGTCGGTGTGCTGTCGGCGACGCCGAAGAAGGCGAAGAAGGGCACCTCGTATCTGGGGCTGCCCCCGGTGAAGCTGCCGCGCAGCGCCTCCGACGGGGACCAGAGCCGTACATACGACCCGCCGGCCCGGCTGCTGTGGGCGCGCGGGCTGGTGGAGCTGTGCCGGATCGTGCCGGTGCTGTGCTCGGCGGCGCTGGCCGCGGCGACGGTGGCGGCACTGTGTGCGCTGGGCCCGTGGGCGTGGGCGCTCTCGGGTGCGGTGCTGCTCGGGGCGGGTGTGGCCGCGGCGGTCGTCTCGGTCCTGGCGAAGTGGCTGCTCGTGGGGCGGCACCGGGCCGGGGAGCATCCGCTGTGGAGCTCCTTCGTGTGGCGCAACGAGCTGGCGGACACCTTCGTCGAGGTGCTGGCGGTGCCGTGGCTGGCCGGAGCCGTGCCGGGGACGCCGGTGATGACGGCCTGGCTGCGCGGGCTCGGCGCCCGCATCGGCAAGGGCGTGTGGGTGGAGAGCTACTGGCTGCCGGAGACGGACCTGGTGACCCTCAAGGACGCCGCGACCGTGAACCGTGGCTGCGTCCTGCAGACACACCTCTTCCACGACCGGATCTTGCGGACGGATACTGTGGTCCTCCGTGAGGGCGCCACACTGGGCCCTGGCGGGATCGTGCTGCCCGGCAGCACGGTAGGGGCCCGTGCGACCCTGGGTCCCGCGTCGCTCGTCATGGCCGCGGAGTCCGTCCCGGACGACACCCGCTGGCTCGGCAACCCGATCGAGGCGTGGCGCTCCTGA